The Candidatus Hydrogenedentota bacterium region CACGAGCGCCATGGCCTGGCCCACGCCGTGGCGGCTCTGGCGTCTCACATCAGCCGACCCTTCTATCTCCTGCTGGGAGACATCTACTTCGAGTTCACCCACCTCGGCGTGGCCGCCCGGGTATTCGAAGCGGAGGGGGCGGCCGCAGTGCTCGCCATCGAGCGGGGTGCCGAGCCCGCCGCCGTGCGGCGCAATTTCAGCGTCGATCTGGAGCCCGGCGGACGGATTCGTCGGGTGGTGGAGAAGCCGGCGGAGGTCGATTGCCGCGCCAAGGGCTGCGGGTTCTACCTGTTTGACGAGCGCATTTTTGAGGCCATCCGCCAGACCCCGCGATCCGCGCTGCGCAATGAATTCGAGTTGACCGACGCGATTCAGGTGCTCATCGACACCGCCGCGCCGGTTTTTGGGGTGGAAATGACCGGGTGGGACGTAAACATTACGGTTCCCCCGGACGTGATCGCGTGCAACGTTCGTGCGCTGCAAGCCCTGGGGCAGAGGCAGCTTGTCGGTCACGGT contains the following coding sequences:
- a CDS encoding NTP transferase domain-containing protein — protein: MPSPYQGVILAAGGGSRMGPLADHCPKALLPVANVPLIIRHVETLRALNVREILVVIGHHAALIEGTLGDGREHGVAIHYVQQHERHGLAHAVAALASHISRPFYLLLGDIYFEFTHLGVAARVFEAEGAAAVLAIERGAEPAAVRRNFSVDLEPGGRIRRVVEKPAEVDCRAKGCGFYLFDERIFEAIRQTPRSALRNEFELTDAIQVLIDTAAPVFGVEMTGWDVNITVPPDVIACNVRALQALGQRQLVGHGCTIAPGAVLEQSAVGDGARITHPIRLQRCVVLPGAVVESEADLCDAVIASGLIAR